A genomic window from Longimicrobiaceae bacterium includes:
- a CDS encoding fibronectin type III domain-containing protein has translation MMRLQTRRALLAGAVALTGLLAACNGDSTGNGGSKAPKNVTAAAASANSVTLTWSPVSGATAYVVQRSAGGAAYAEVARPASPSFTDAGLQPNTGYSYQVAAMVGGAATEFSAPVGVTTKGAGTAQVTVSGNIVANRTFFADTVYVLSGFVKVRSGATLFIQPGTKIVGDTTVDGSSLWITRGAKINAQGTAANPIVFTSQRAKGNRKPGDWGGIVFVGNALDNRTVTGGVSTLSTEGPAGTGQNVAENYGGGSDANDNSGIMRYVRVEFAGFAVQLDQELNAFSFYAVGRGSDFQYLQAMSGLDDSFEFFGGSVDTKYTVSYEAGDDHYDWAEGHNGRHQFLIALQTWQATPRQGAGFLSQDPHGFEGDGCEIDKAGCTSYLAGPLSQPVWANFTLIGTGPGVFSAAGIAGFKDANGAVIRRGSGGTLVNGIVARFQGIGLNVRDAATDQQRQNDSLTIANTIFNENVGGNFDAAAACIATGSGGSCGTKSNFPGAVDMSVNTSSLFAQLPAPGVVPTLATLDWTPSAGSALATGGMGTFSSRIAGRVTSFFGANMQATAYVGAADPAGAKWWQGWTVYDRN, from the coding sequence AAGGCCCCGAAGAACGTCACCGCGGCGGCCGCCTCGGCCAACTCCGTCACCCTCACCTGGAGCCCGGTGAGCGGCGCCACCGCGTACGTGGTACAGCGCTCCGCCGGCGGCGCGGCCTATGCCGAGGTCGCGCGGCCCGCGTCGCCGTCCTTCACCGACGCGGGCCTTCAGCCCAACACCGGCTACAGCTACCAGGTCGCCGCGATGGTCGGCGGCGCGGCCACGGAGTTCTCGGCGCCCGTGGGCGTGACCACCAAGGGGGCGGGCACCGCGCAGGTCACCGTCTCCGGCAACATCGTCGCCAACCGCACCTTCTTCGCGGACACCGTGTACGTGCTCAGCGGCTTCGTGAAGGTACGCTCGGGCGCCACGCTGTTCATCCAGCCCGGAACCAAGATCGTGGGCGACACTACGGTGGACGGCAGCTCGCTGTGGATCACGCGCGGCGCCAAGATCAACGCGCAGGGCACCGCCGCCAACCCCATCGTCTTCACCTCGCAGCGCGCCAAGGGCAATCGCAAGCCGGGCGACTGGGGCGGCATCGTCTTCGTGGGCAACGCGCTGGACAACCGCACCGTCACCGGCGGCGTGAGCACGCTCAGTACCGAGGGCCCCGCGGGCACGGGCCAGAACGTGGCCGAGAACTACGGCGGCGGCAGCGACGCCAACGACAACAGCGGCATCATGCGCTACGTGCGCGTGGAGTTCGCCGGCTTCGCCGTGCAGCTCGACCAGGAGCTGAACGCCTTCTCGTTCTACGCCGTGGGCCGCGGCTCGGACTTCCAGTACCTCCAAGCCATGTCCGGTCTGGACGACTCGTTCGAGTTCTTCGGCGGCTCGGTCGACACGAAGTACACGGTGTCGTACGAGGCCGGCGACGACCACTACGACTGGGCGGAAGGTCACAACGGCCGCCACCAGTTCCTCATCGCGCTCCAGACCTGGCAGGCCACACCGCGGCAGGGCGCTGGCTTCCTCTCGCAGGACCCGCACGGCTTCGAGGGCGACGGCTGCGAGATCGACAAGGCGGGCTGCACCAGCTACCTGGCCGGGCCGCTGTCGCAGCCGGTGTGGGCCAACTTCACGCTCATCGGCACCGGGCCGGGGGTGTTCAGCGCGGCGGGCATCGCGGGCTTCAAGGACGCGAACGGCGCCGTGATCCGCCGCGGCTCGGGCGGCACGCTGGTGAACGGCATCGTGGCCCGCTTCCAGGGCATCGGCCTGAACGTTCGCGACGCGGCCACCGACCAGCAGCGCCAGAACGACAGCCTCACCATCGCCAACACGATCTTCAACGAGAACGTGGGCGGCAACTTCGACGCGGCCGCGGCGTGCATCGCCACGGGCAGCGGCGGGAGCTGCGGCACGAAGTCCAACTTCCCCGGCGCGGTGGACATGAGCGTCAACACCTCGTCGCTCTTCGCGCAGCTCCCGGCGCCCGGCGTGGTGCCCACGCTGGCCACGCTGGACTGGACGCCGTCCGCGGGCTCGGCGCTCGCCACGGGCGGCATGGGCACCTTCAGCAGCCGCATCGCCGGGCGGGTGACCAGCTTCTTCGGCGCGAACATGCAGGCCACGGCGTACGTGGGCGCGGCGGACCCGGCCGGCGCCAAGTGGTGGCAGGGCTGGACCGTGTACGATCGCAACTGA